From one Mytilus edulis chromosome 1, xbMytEdul2.2, whole genome shotgun sequence genomic stretch:
- the LOC139510232 gene encoding vacuolar protein sorting-associated protein 28 homolog isoform X2, with amino-acid sequence MADLYAVINTLQSIEKAYIKDAIQAKEYTAACSKLLVQYKIAFKQVQSEFKTVEEFMKKYRLDCPAALERIKEDRPITIKDDKGNTSRCIADIVSLFITVMDKLRLEIRAMDEIHPDLRELNETMNRLSILPENFEGRDKVKKWLDTLSGMSAHEELDDGQVRQMLFDLDSAYNAFNRNLHDH; translated from the exons ATGGCAGATTTATATGCTGTTATCAACACACTGCAAAGTATAGAGAAAGCTTACATCAAAGATGCTATCCAGGCTAAAGA ATACACAGCTGCTTGTTCTAAACTGCTGGTACAGTATAAAATTGCATTCAAACAAGTACAGAGTGAATTCAAAACAGTTGAAGAATTCATGAAAAAATACAGG cTGGACTGTCCTGCAGCACTAGAAAGGATAAAAGAAGATCGACCAATCACAATTAAAGATGACAAAGGCAATACCAGTAGATGCATTGCAGACATTGTCTCA ttGTTTATTACAGTAATGGATAAATTAAGATTAGAAATCAGAGCTATGGATGAG ATACATCCAGATTTGAGAGAACTGAACGAGACTATGAACAGACTAAGCATCCTTCCTGAAAACTTTGAGGGAAGAGATAAAGTTAAAAAATG GTTAGATACATTGAGTGGAATGTCAGCCCATGAGGAGTTAGATGATGGACAAGTAAGACAGATGTTATTTGACTTGGACAGTGCATACAATGCATTCAACAGAAATTTACATGATCATTGA
- the LOC139510232 gene encoding vacuolar protein sorting-associated protein 28 homolog isoform X1, whose protein sequence is MFAQVPPNHQASSNNSALYEEVKLYRTARDREKYDNMADLYAVINTLQSIEKAYIKDAIQAKEYTAACSKLLVQYKIAFKQVQSEFKTVEEFMKKYRLDCPAALERIKEDRPITIKDDKGNTSRCIADIVSLFITVMDKLRLEIRAMDEIHPDLRELNETMNRLSILPENFEGRDKVKKWLDTLSGMSAHEELDDGQVRQMLFDLDSAYNAFNRNLHDH, encoded by the exons cATCATCAAACAACTCAGCTCTATATGAG gAGGTCAAGTTATACAGAACTGCAAGGGATAGAGAAAA GTATGACAATATGGCAGATTTATATGCTGTTATCAACACACTGCAAAGTATAGAGAAAGCTTACATCAAAGATGCTATCCAGGCTAAAGA ATACACAGCTGCTTGTTCTAAACTGCTGGTACAGTATAAAATTGCATTCAAACAAGTACAGAGTGAATTCAAAACAGTTGAAGAATTCATGAAAAAATACAGG cTGGACTGTCCTGCAGCACTAGAAAGGATAAAAGAAGATCGACCAATCACAATTAAAGATGACAAAGGCAATACCAGTAGATGCATTGCAGACATTGTCTCA ttGTTTATTACAGTAATGGATAAATTAAGATTAGAAATCAGAGCTATGGATGAG ATACATCCAGATTTGAGAGAACTGAACGAGACTATGAACAGACTAAGCATCCTTCCTGAAAACTTTGAGGGAAGAGATAAAGTTAAAAAATG GTTAGATACATTGAGTGGAATGTCAGCCCATGAGGAGTTAGATGATGGACAAGTAAGACAGATGTTATTTGACTTGGACAGTGCATACAATGCATTCAACAGAAATTTACATGATCATTGA